In a single window of the Methanolobus psychrophilus R15 genome:
- a CDS encoding ATPase associated with various cellular activities AAA_5: METEVQNQLLRISLEGRKLYKMSHGAFKLVKDAGKLEAFKRNQWIVLHETTKKGQADKFKNTLIEGDYVYINVGGDEVYSIAKVKPGSWKYVPEEITNEPGWIYREVEYIKPAVRTKPYALKEQKKDIYPSGNSTLTEITTRDLNEANEILFRPYFGVEFRSDKATSIKQDVELPKFPCNIILYGPPGTGKTFNTIDLAVEIVTGNSASHDENKEIFDSLREEGQIEFVTFHQNYGYEDFMIGIRPDLEDSDLKFRRTEGIFYKLCKRAEQNYLQSRNMIDALKPFDEVFSEFIEPLEKDDEEIEIMLSNKSSYWLTEVNSNRLSFRKQSGSTKHKLSVNTIQGLYEGTRSINGGLRFYYDPLIKELYKRGKTFGEKVPLKRYVLIIDEINRANISKVFGELITLLEEDKRIGAKNELKVSIPNEERAFGVTPNLYLIGTMNTADKSIALLDIALRRRFEFMGYFPRYEMVENEDRRNLLKHINKEIYERKKSADYLIGHGYLMDGMETPDVLRNKVIPLLMEYFAGKTEVVEEIFKDSGWPVKYDTEQYDWQI; encoded by the coding sequence ATGGAAACTGAAGTACAGAATCAATTATTAAGAATATCACTAGAAGGACGAAAACTCTACAAGATGTCGCATGGTGCTTTTAAGCTAGTTAAAGATGCAGGCAAGTTAGAGGCATTTAAAAGAAACCAGTGGATAGTACTTCATGAAACTACCAAAAAAGGACAGGCCGATAAATTCAAAAACACGCTTATTGAAGGTGATTATGTCTATATTAACGTTGGTGGTGATGAAGTTTATTCAATAGCTAAAGTTAAACCGGGTTCCTGGAAATATGTTCCGGAAGAAATAACGAATGAACCCGGGTGGATATACAGGGAAGTGGAGTACATTAAACCTGCAGTAAGAACAAAACCATATGCATTGAAAGAACAAAAAAAAGATATTTACCCAAGTGGAAACAGCACATTGACCGAAATCACTACGAGAGATCTTAATGAAGCAAATGAGATCTTATTCAGGCCTTATTTTGGTGTGGAATTCAGATCTGATAAAGCAACATCAATAAAACAGGATGTAGAACTGCCAAAGTTTCCCTGTAACATTATACTGTACGGCCCTCCGGGAACCGGCAAGACATTCAACACTATTGACTTGGCAGTTGAGATTGTTACTGGTAATAGTGCAAGCCATGATGAAAATAAAGAGATTTTTGACTCTTTGAGAGAAGAGGGACAGATAGAGTTCGTGACATTCCATCAGAACTACGGTTATGAAGATTTCATGATAGGTATCCGTCCAGACCTTGAGGACTCTGATTTAAAGTTCAGGAGAACGGAAGGGATATTCTATAAGCTGTGTAAAAGAGCAGAGCAGAATTATTTGCAATCAAGGAACATGATAGATGCCCTTAAACCTTTTGATGAAGTATTCTCAGAGTTCATTGAGCCACTGGAAAAAGATGATGAAGAGATTGAAATTATGCTATCAAACAAGTCATCTTATTGGCTCACAGAGGTCAATTCTAATAGGTTGAGCTTCAGGAAACAGTCAGGTAGCACAAAACATAAGTTAAGTGTAAATACTATTCAAGGTCTTTATGAAGGAACCAGAAGCATAAATGGTGGGCTGAGGTTTTATTATGACCCATTAATAAAGGAGCTATATAAAAGAGGGAAGACCTTTGGGGAAAAAGTTCCACTGAAACGATATGTCCTCATCATAGACGAGATAAACCGGGCAAATATATCAAAGGTCTTTGGTGAATTGATCACACTTCTGGAAGAGGATAAGCGCATAGGCGCCAAAAATGAACTTAAAGTTAGCATTCCCAATGAAGAAAGAGCTTTTGGAGTAACTCCCAATCTTTATCTTATAGGGACCATGAATACTGCTGACAAGTCCATAGCACTACTCGATATAGCATTAAGAAGGCGCTTTGAATTCATGGGGTACTTCCCGCGGTATGAAATGGTCGAAAACGAAGACCGTAGAAACCTCCTCAAACATATCAACAAAGAGATCTATGAGCGTAAAAAATCGGCCGATTACCTGATAGGTCATGGATATTTAATGGACGGTATGGAGACTCCTGATGTGCTCCGCAATAAAGTGATACCCTTGCTAATGGAATATTTCGCGGGTAAAACTGAGGTTGTGGAAGAGATCTTCAAAGACAGCGGCTGGCCAGTGAAATATGATACAGAGCAATATGACTGGCAGATCTAA